The nucleotide sequence CTATGAATCAATgtgaatcaatttgattttttttataatttatcgtAAATATGTATGTATTGAATGATTTTATATATTCGTGCGACTTTTTCGCGAATATCGTTAAGGGGTATCCCATAGGTTACATCCACCAATTTTTGATTACCTTTTTGCATATACTGGAAAGATTTTAGTGTTCTACATCTCTTTAATGCCAAAAGTATTCGTCAAAAAAGTCGATTTGTAGTTTTGCGGACTTTTATAAAATGAGGAACAAAAGgtaaatttgtaatatttaattttacgctaattttggaaagatctatCTGATGAACttccatgaaaaaaaaagattttggggGTTTATTTAAATCGTGTCCTTGCTCTAAGATCTATCTCGATCTATCTTTCGAAATatcaattacattttaaacagtctctaatattgatggcaatattgtgagtattctaatgaaagaaaatttgtggatAACAATTAAGGAGACTGTTgaaatgttggaaaataatACTTAGATCGTATTTTGCTATTTAGAAAAGCCTGAATATGTTTAAGTTTAAAAGCTCGATATATGAGTGCCACATTCtttcactgaaaggaataaggggagcttaataaaaagtgaagagacgtctgaagtgctgaattagttgttgcactcgtacttttggatTCTTGTAGACTTTCCAGTACAGTTTCAATCATTACAaatgacaatacattttttagatactctattttctaaaagtagCTTTACTGGtatcttaggaaaattcaaaatatgttgaaaccccttcgtaaaacgcagataatattaaaaaattcaataatatctAGCGCTAGAAATTCGAAATATAaggaaaatgctaaaaatacgtgtaaaaataagtttctttaaactttttaaagttttactaattagatttttcatcatattaaataaattattgatttctaagtatgagaagtgcatgaagtgctggaagtattgcagcattttcgagagtgttgcgaagttttggaagtgcgCAGGGCTATTCCatgcaaattgtggaagtgcctgcaagtggtgtacacattttcaccctaatatctcccccttgctcAAAACAAATCGTTTTTCAGGCGCAAAGAGCAGGAGCTTTTTTGATAGTTTGTATAAGACccaattttttgtgaattttagctTTTAAAATCCTTATTAAGAccattaggaaaaataaattcactTAAGTAATTTTTGGAGGAAATTCTATTTTTCCATCGAATTTCTGTTTTCCGCCGATTTCGATGGATTTAGACAAGGAAAAACGTTTTCATGGATCTGAATGCTTAAAATGATATCGATCTTGCAAGGTCGTATGCCAGGGGATCTTATGCAGGGGTTCGTATAGacgtaggggagaccagggtggtttgggacactttttcatgtgttgactttgagacactattccaaaaaaccacgatagtgtattacaattttatgcggtctacaggatacttatgggtattgactttataaaaagtactcgatagaacttggaaaacaactgagttgtcttggagaagataaaacattttacttgacgttttgtcccaaacctctccgatttggggcagtatgggacgcaaaaggggatgtttgggacgcgttttttctcgcataatttgtattactggaacgccttaattaattttaaataccagattaaaaatatttctgatagaaataaaaatgtttcatcttttatttacacttagaaattaatatcaattttatttgtacagtagagtcatttattgtcaatcaattatttaaagtattttcttcttattttccatctacctttcttttcttttttttttattctaaatattgcaatcatgattatcaaattttcgtgtagttttggtttttaaaacctttatgtaaaaacaagagcgtataatctctgaaatttttataaaaatatgttcccaaaTTACACtcctagctaatgagataaaaaagttttgattatatatcgctgatataaaacacaaagaggaaaactaatacgtcaaaatatacaattttcatcaattttaaaaaaaaaaatgttcatagaattaaaacaataaaactgaggatatccattcttttagtcaagatacatcttaatattgcctacgatacagtaatggttaaatcccatttatttcaaaaattaattgaaaaaatcgccttgtcccacactacccctgtcccaaacctccccggtctcccctacctttttttttaaagcttttggAGCAAAACattaaaacttcaattttattgtAGAACAATATACATTTTGCTTCATGCAAGCAATTGAAAAGTACCAAAAGATgtgattaatttttgttttttggagcTGTTATTATTATATTCCGCCTGAAAATGGTAATTTTCACCTACCTGTTATTCCATAAAAATAGCAAAGGTATAAATAGGAAGATGAACGAACAAGCATAACGAATTAACTATTTCATTAACCGTCTCAAATTATTTATACTGcctaattgataaaattttctgcTTAATTATGTCACTTTTACAGTTGACCAAAAAAATCctagatattttttcttaatattttaattcGTATGgagaatagaaaaattaaatattattatatgaTAAAGAGATGGCACAGTGTTCCTCTGCTTTGTGTAGTGcttgaactcacgagaaagagcccTCCGTGTATTAACCTTTCGcgctttttgggtacataccgctttactaccgattaaattgatccgtaaataaaaaaacatttagaaataataaaatgcttaaattttagaatatttcagtACGAGTAATAAGCATGTACAATTAAGAAAGTAAATTCGAAAAAGGTATATATAATTTTCGGGTGGTTAAAGACCATAAAAAATTATCCTATTTTCAAAGTTTACTTCAAACTAAATTTAcccaaattaaaatattaaaaggattttgaGTTTAGTTTTTctcaggaaatagacggagacactgaacctttcttgattttcacaattttattctctacgacgtttcgaggatggatgtcctcttcatcaggtatcgaatatggcagggaaaatcacgtacaggtgggagttgttacactgcacttgaactttgatcacaaattgatctgtgatgttcaccattcgactgaccgacacaGAATCAATTATTAGTTTTTCTCTTGAATTAAATTcgatttaattataaaaaaaaactttacatttAAAATTCGACACGGATATTGTGGTATTTTGCTTTAAAGGCAATAAGTAATTTtcacttcaaaattaaataatttccaatgagtatgaatatttaaaagttaatttCAGGCTTTTGcagcttaaagatttatctctcTATTCTATACATTGTTTGCATAGCGAGCGGCAAAGAAgctgtaaattttatgaaaagaaaCAAATTATAGATTGATATTTAAATTATGTTGTAGCTGCCCGATATTCTCACTGCAATTTTCATTCCAATGTCCAAAGAATTTACTATAAATATTTCCCAGATGCAATtgcatgtgactttttattgtgATCAATCCCTGAGTTCAGCAATAAAATATTGTGACACAGTGATCTTGGCGGAACCATCCGAGATAGTATATCCTCCAGACGATAGTACCTCAGATAATTGATACTTAGGGGTCTCTTTCTCTTCGCACTTTTGTCCCACACACGCCACAATTATCTCTGGGCTAATTGTTGTGCTTAGCATATACATGGCAATTTTCTCGCGGGATGGCAAAAAGAGGAAGTCTGGCAGCAATTTGTTGTGGCACGTCGATCCGGCATGCAATGGGTTTGGATGCAGACCCTAACCAGGTTCATTGCATTGAAGAAGAATCAATATATTGGTAATTAGCAATGATTAACCAATTGTGCCACCGGATCGAGTGACATGATTGAAGAAGATTATTGGGTCAGTAGAGTAATCATGggtgaattaattaaaagtcTGACCATAAGATCTTCTCCGCAATCTCCAGCCAATTGACTTTCCATCTCGGTGGGTGAATATTGTGTCTCTATGGTTGTGTCATTCGGCGGACTTCCGATCATTGGAACATGGATGATCAAATGATCAACCCGGAGCTTCTTGGGCTGATATAATGCGAGCAACATGGAATATTGCTGCCCCAGAGGCCTCTTCCGTGTCCCAGTGCTTAGCTGAAGCAATTACCTATGCTAATGCTGCATCATCATGGTCATTATCGAGATGTTGTGGCATTTGTGGTATATACGATGGGAAAATAAGAGAGATCAATAGCCAATTGCACCAATTTGACCATTGCACTGACCTGAAACTGCCGTAGATTGATATAAAAGTGCGTTGCTGATGGTCGATGCGGCTATTTCAGTGAAGAAACTCTCAAGTGCCAACACCTCCGACAACATGACCTCTCACCATTAACACTTCATCCGAGGATTAACATTGTCCGCGAGTGTATCTATTGTCATATAATCCAAAGCTGGCCAAAGTGAAAATGAATTTCAAGTGCTTTCTGGTGTTTCTGGCAATTGCCATCTCTTGTGTCGTGGCTGAGAAGAAGACTGACGACTACGTACTCTCCACACAAAATGACTGTTACACATCCAAGAAGTTCTTTACCTGCCTCAAGTACAGAACTGTACGATATATATGGGCAATTGCCACCGGAAGGATGAATCTCTTTGATCCTGATACAAATCTCGAGGCTGGCAATAGTCTAAGGCTAGTTCAGCTGTCGGTACCAGAGAAAGAGGAACTCTTCTCTGAACCCAGGCAACTGGCAGGTGAGCTTTTCATCATTTCCACCGTATTGATCTGCAATTAAATATCCCATAATATCCCCAAAGATGACACCGAGTGGTTGAAAGCTGTGAAGTTTTTTAAGAGATCCGTCAACACATTTCTCAGTTTCCACGGAATTGGACTTGGAATTGACAATGAAAAGGGTGCTCGTTTGATTGCCAGTGAGGAAGGGGATGCCTCAACTTCAGGTAAGTTCATGCTGGAATAATCtgaatttgagaaatcaaaattaCCCGCGTGACCTAGTTAACCCATTAGGCATTTTTCGCAGAATTTTGTGGTGTATATTCCCTTCTAATGGAATATTATCAATAATTTAGGAGAGACCTAGGACAGAATTAGCCAGTTGTAGAATTATTCAGTGTAGgatattattgaaatatttatcaatttcaCTCAAACcttttttccacaaattatgcgcaagaaaaaaattttaatctgaGATTCGACGTCTCTTTCATAACAATTTTGAAGAGAAGTTCAGAAGTGAAGACAATTTTAATttccaaattgttttttttttaatgtttaatcgGATGAGTAAGGTAAACTTGTGAAATCAACTAATAAAAGGCACTGTACACGGAAGTTTTAACCTTATAAAAGTTTTTCTATAACTTCTTGGAAAACTTTTCCACTATTTGTTTGAACATATAAATTGTTTAGAAATATTAGCAATATTTAAGAAACTAATTTAtaacaaaataaatgaaaagtttgaaatcaaaaatgatcggtaaaatattttgttctgTAAGAAGTTATAAATTTATCATCTTAAGATATTTGCAGATACAATgcaaaacttaaatatttttcctttgaTGTCTGATAGTTTCACCCGAataataatttcacttttttatttatttttttgttattgaaaattttattaacggTTACTAAAGAGTTTCTGAAAAGAATCTGAGCTAATGACCTCTACGCATTGTGTAAggaattttcgttaaaaattgaacattttaaagtaaattggaTAATTCGtaaaacttaaatttatttttaaataaaatcgagTCCTAGTTATAACTTATTAGCATTTGAACTCTATACATGTCTATAAATccagaggcagccaaaatcccgaaagccaaaatcccgaaaaggccaaaattccaaatgttcATAACCTGAAAGTGATGAAATTATAAGgagaataatgtgtagaataatttcccaagacacagaaaatttcccttacaTCCAGCACGGGAGCGCGGTTCAATCGTAGTTATGACACTttcaagaattcgggattttggcgttcgggattttgtctttcgggattttggctttcgggacttgGACCGGGACCCGTATAAACTATATGGACTGAgccttaaaaaacaaaatttggggataTTTCGAAATAACAGTTTAAGGGTGGTATATCGGTTGTCATGTATCAATATCCGGTTGGCGCATAATCCCTTCCAAAAAGCCAATATGATATCTCTAACCGTACTCATACCAGAAGCCATTGTAAAACGAAGAAACGGATTTAAATAAGTTATTCCTTTAAGGATCAGTAGGGCACTGCACCGCTGAGATGaaactaaaaacattttttaaattgtaaaaagttattttgtgaccgaattttgacgtttccacctacagtaCAGTGCAGATGATTTCCATATCATAAGCATCAAgaggagattttttttaaaagcttcttttttgagcataataataaaaaaatttaattcaagctctctagcataaaaaaatacaacattttaactaatattttctgaaattttcattaaaacaaaattataaattcagcCATGGGGATATGGGTtttgaaaactaaatatttcctatgaGCAGatgtattaaccctttaaggaagattgggtcaccggtgaccgaACAAAAAAGTTTTTCCCACGGGcttttaaagtttaattttgctcttaaaagacagaaaaaaatatcgtccttaaagagttaaactcatacttgaacagtggaaaaaaattaaattgaattgaataatctTGTTTTCCGCAAAGTATTTAACTCAAAAATGTTTCCGAAAATCAAGTCCCaaaggctgaatttttaagatttttaagcgaaaattccagaaaatacaATATATTAAATGTTCTTTAATGCAATTATaggcttgaattaaatattttttattgtattcaaaaaatagaaaaaatattctgtTCTTTTGACAtagaatttttatatatttttatttttgtagttttcctaattttcaaaaatctagcTACAagaatgtcttgtttttgatttaatttttaaattaaatttggtatcGTTTGAATCGGCAGAACTTTGAAAACAAATCCATCTGTAAACATATGCAGAAATAGAAACCCTGAAAAAATATGTCCATCTGCAATCagctttaattaataaaaataatccaaaaaacaatgtttttttttttttaaattgattaaatcggttaaattttatttctcttctgTAAACTTTCTTCTCTACTTGATTTTTCTTTATCGAAAAGTTTTGAAAACTTATTATAAACTTCTTTAGAGAATGTTTGAAGAATGATTTCAATAAACTTTGCAGTGTTCATTTAAGCATAATTTTGTGCTAAAGTTGCCTcgtaaaaaaatatgtgaattaTGAAATATTCATATAATGCATAACGATAATCTACAATTatatcatttatttaaataaaataagtaagTATATATTGAGTGAATATATATAgtaaacttttccaaaaatttacacCCCTTTATGTTAAATTTAGATAATATTTATTGCTCAATAAAAGGCACAATATTCCGACGATAAATGTCAAAGGTAATCGCCTATGGGCATATCAAATGACAAAATTACGAACCCAATTTCCTTGCGGGACAAGAAAATTTAGATAGATTGTCTTCATTACCTCTTCCCATTCCCCAGAGAATGCCTTAAGAATGAGATTCTCAATTCCACAATCCATTTTCTTCCTCTGACTAATCTTGTCCATTATCAAGTTAAATCCATTGTTGAGCACCTTTAGCCGTGTTGTGGCACAAATTAAATCCCTATAGATTTTCTCTTGTTTAATCCCCATGAAACCTTTTGATAACACAAATTAATCCATTTAACTTGGCCATTTAATGCATACTTTACAAATTGCTGCTATTTGGTGAATTTTCCGTTTCTGCTCATCGATTTCTGATCATGCTGAAAGATTTATGAAAGCCAATATTGGGGTTGAGATCATGAAAAATGCATGGAAAAGATTGAACTTCCCTTCgaggtagatttttttttatgtttttgataAGCTACCATAAAACCCCATATCAATAGGGCTGATACAATTGAAAATTCgatgaataatttattcaaaaagcaCACATCACATTATTCTGAGAAGAAGAAGAGATGCCCATTAATCTGCCCCTTTGTCTGCAATGATGCATTAAATTGGTTATCTTTGCAGAAGGACGTCGAATCAGAAGGAAGAAACTCAATTTGATATTCCCTCTGGCGATTCTTCTGAAATTGGCACATCTCAAAGTTCTACTCATACCCATTCTCTTGGGTATTGGGTTAATTCAAGTCCTGTTGATTGCGGGTGGTGCTCTCCTCTTCCATTTCCTGCGGAACAACACACTCTGCAAAGTACAGCCTCATCTAATTCACTCGCACAGCCACGTGACGGAATCAGGGCCAGGTGAGTCAATAAGATTGTGCCTTGCAAACGTCTAAAATTGACGTTGAAGAAGAAAGATATGACATGAAGGTGACTTTCCATTCTGAAGATTTCAATTCCTAATGGATTGTTTTTAGcggatgtgattctttcataatctcACAGCTATTGTAGTGCTTCGATTGAGTTTAAAGAGCGATTTGTACGAGAAATTCCATAATATTACTGAGAAATATTTTactaaagtagaaaaaaaaaactttcacaaGTACATTTGACATGTTTCTCTGCCGCATTCACGCAAAATCGACGTACGCACGTTAAGTGAATAAACTAATTTTACttcgaaatatattatattGCACTTCCAAAGATAAATTTGTTCGAAACATTAAAAACCATGCTGACATTTTACGTCAAATTTAggttttagaaaaaatttaaatcaatagtATCGGAAAGTAATGACACTAGGTGTTTACAGAATTTAAATATACACAGTTCTCTTCGATATCCGTTGAtgaattcaaactttttttttacgaaGTATGCAGCTTGTCCGttatgaattaaaatgttattttgactttatcAAAGCCTTTAATACTTAATTGTGGTACAAAATGAAGCATAAGTTCACCACGAGGAAAGTTCTGTTGTTTCTtgatagaaaataaatttacatagcacaaaatagaaaaaccgttgtctaaattcaaaaaaacccaaatgtcattttgtccccacatcagccggatatcggagagagtTGTGTACTTTTTTGTGAAGAGAAATTAGTATTTGATAACTTTTCTGTAATTTAAGAAATAGGGGTAAAaccgaaaatttcgaaaacaccAATATATTATTGCCGCTATTAtaaaaatggacatttgaatgtcTTAAAAGACCAAGGAAGTGTTCATGGTTTTAgactaaaatataaattttgcgaatattatAACCAGTTCCGAAAcattataaaacattaaaaaatgctcgttaaaaacggaaaaatatcgattttgacTCAGTTTACGTCTTTTGTCAAAAGCTCATCAACTATTAACATTTAATAGATTTCGTTTGTTTaatattgattcaaaataataattattgttatCAATGATCCcgtaaaaaaaacacgaaaattcacttttcgctttgtttttctttccaaaaatttctgtTGGCatttcacacaaaattttcaaaaataaagacAGATCATGTATACGGAAATGTTAAAATTTAGGAGAATATATTGATACGGATCAATGAGTCTTTTCTAAAGTGCCGGGAAAAAATTAACGAAAACAGActtcttgttaaaaaaaatctattaaaattttggtatatttttcaaaatcattacATAAATCACaggaaaatgtgtaagtcttaaaaaaaacatctggGAATTCACTATAAGTTCAAAATGTCTATATGGGAAATCGCCCATATTTTTTacagtcccaagcttcataataactaaatttttcttaagtttttcaaGTGACTCATcgaacccatattttaaaaactaggggaaagtgtcctgctcttaaaatatattgtggagtcacttttattcagaaacataggaaaaatttaatcattaagaAACTTGGGACCATgcaaagtatgggcactttcccctgcTGTACTgacattttatgcaaaatttgcaaaatttgctATATTTGATGATATGTATAACGTAGGGTTTTTAAGTGTAAATGAACCTAACAACGTATTACCAATTTATTACGGGAGGTGCCTTACACATAAGCTTACTATAagcttttatttaactttttgcGTCTTTAATTAGGACATTGGAGTTCAGTCAGTGATTTGAGCAAGTGTTTTGTGACGCAATATTTTATTGTTCTAAATGGTTTATTTGTTTCTTCGACTAGAAAGTAGATTATTCCACATAATTTCTATCAGAACTTTCATTTTCCGATGATATTACATTTTGATGCTGCATTTTCCATGTTAATATTACCGAGAAAATATGCGGAATTAACCACAACGTCATTGAGCAACACTGCGAACAAAAAGAAAGATCTCATTTGACGAgcataatttttgaattattggcAGGTAAATTCTGGGTCGCAAAGTATAACTACCACTAATACTTATTATCTGaatcagaaattcttttatagGCTGCGTATATCCatattgttaaaaaattgtaaCATAGGTGATAAGGAGGTTACCACAATTACTGATTCAAGTGGCGATGTAGTTCCCTACTTTTCATACACCGACGCTCTGATGAACGACAAATTTCTCGTATTTAGATCAGATATCTGAAAATCAGTCTATATAATATTAATgctatagggtggagtctacacttatggatctTATACACTTATGTACAGCgttcaaaaatcttaagttcttacgtaaaacagatttcgaaaagttataaaattattagtttattatgcaattaacattttttgatttttctaaatCTGTTTAATTAGTACATCTGGTTAATAACTTAAGATCTTTGTGTTGTCCATAAgcgtgtataacatccataagtgtagactccatcCTACTGATCCAATATTCGGAACAAATTAGGagcaagtggggcacctttgaattggggcagctttgaaattgttttttttttgtcaaaattctgagtcaaactggaccttattatatttatattaaactaaaaaaaaaaccatttatgaaactaatggcctctacacactagggaaatttatgttcatattgaagcacATTCCCTACGTTTGTGTTGGAAAAAAGTcttgaatatggacataaatttctctattgtGTAAAAGCCATAAATTATATCATAGTAAGgatcaataggggagactggggcaaaaagtcacaaaaaggatattttatttttctacaggCTACCCTAGCACCccggaaatttctaattagtacagttttataggaaatttatcacattttgatttgctttattacgggctttcgtaaatttaaaaaatagctaggtgacatattttcatagtaaatttattcctctacacctttttaaaatacagttttctctatctgaacgagaacagcgcttttcaagctattttagaaaaaaaacacacaagagactgctaatcgtttgaccaatgcaaacaaaaagcggcgatacatggtaatgacgtttttTCTCGCCGCGATACATCAGAAATTGCCTCGGTCTTCGTTACTTTTTGCTccttaccttttgttactttttaccccaagtggtcatttttaataaaaggatttctgga is from Phlebotomus papatasi isolate M1 chromosome 1, Ppap_2.1, whole genome shotgun sequence and encodes:
- the LOC129799579 gene encoding uncharacterized protein LOC129799579, with product MNFKCFLVFLAIAISCVVAEKKTDDYVLSTQNDCYTSKKFFTCLKYRTVRYIWAIATGRMNLFDPDTNLEAGNSLRLVQLSVPEKEELFSEPRQLADDTEWLKAVKFFKRSVNTFLSFHGIGLGIDNEKGARLIASEEGDASTSEGRRIRRKKLNLIFPLAILLKLAHLKVLLIPILLGIGLIQVLLIAGGALLFHFLRNNTLCKVQPHLIHSHSHVTESGPEVSYNSYQGYNPYGPPYGGHIGYNKDWATNRAYNAYNIVPDVEKQ